Proteins encoded within one genomic window of Verrucomicrobiota bacterium:
- a CDS encoding Hsp70 family protein: MSPSTYIIGIDLGTTNCAVAFADPALGADCPVVDFPVAQLVRPGEVAPRALLSSSLYIPGEHELPAGAAQLPWGDSPGLIAGEFARWQGARVPGRLVASAKSWLCHPGVDRSAPILPWGAAAEIPKVSPVEASARLLGHIGAAWNHAHPETPLAEQEVVITVPASFDEVARALTVNAARQAGIEKFTLVEEPQAAFYDFTAQHRQDLAEVLREVRLVLVVDVGGGTTDFTLIQAGMTPEGPAMRRIAVGDHLMLGGDNMDAALARLVEERLLAGGRKLSATQWTQLVQASRAAKETLLGTNAPDRHGIALAAEGSRLLGGTLSAELKREETERVILEGFFPACQPDDLPRRGARVALQELGLPYAQEPAVTRHLAAFLRQHAEAAFAALGIVEHQGTLLPRPDAILLNGGVFNSTSICARLLDALSAWWPDQPRLRLLQHGSLELAVARGAAYYGLARRGLGRRISGGTAHALYVGLAVDKAAAEPRAVCLIPRGHEEGQPVDLASRPFTLALGRPVQFPLYSTTSDRIDRPGDIVPVGEELRALPPIHTLLKGAGSKAATVPVHLRATLTEIGTLELWCVSNIADERWRLEFELRGSVSQTATTVTESMPARFAEVKAIVERIFGGRAAATAPKEVKQLLRTLEQTLGPREHWRAPLLRELWGVLFAGAAKRRRSADHERVFFQLLGYSLRPGFGYPLDEWRCEQTFGMFTESVTFHGEEPGWKEFWVMWRRLAGGLDEAQQTVLWNYLKPYLARRVPMEPSKLVVKPKGIQPEGLDEMVRVAASLEQLIPVEKVQLGNWIAERLRHPTTTGGPWAWALGRLGTRVPLHGSSHKTVEPGQAEQWLSFLLELDLRRMDGASFAIAELARLTGDRTRDLDEPIRARAVDALRSVEAPERWLRMVTEIVQLEADDEARALGDTLPIGLQLR; the protein is encoded by the coding sequence TTGTCCCCCTCCACCTACATCATCGGCATTGACCTCGGCACCACGAATTGCGCGGTCGCGTTTGCGGACCCGGCGCTGGGCGCGGATTGCCCGGTGGTGGATTTTCCCGTCGCCCAATTGGTGCGCCCCGGAGAAGTCGCGCCGCGCGCGCTGTTGTCCTCCAGCCTTTACATTCCCGGCGAGCACGAATTGCCCGCCGGAGCCGCGCAGTTGCCGTGGGGCGATTCGCCCGGGTTGATCGCGGGGGAATTTGCGCGCTGGCAGGGCGCGCGCGTGCCGGGGCGGCTGGTGGCCTCCGCCAAAAGCTGGCTGTGCCATCCCGGCGTGGATCGTTCCGCGCCCATCCTGCCGTGGGGCGCGGCGGCGGAGATTCCCAAAGTCTCGCCGGTGGAAGCTTCCGCCCGGTTGCTAGGGCATATCGGGGCCGCATGGAATCACGCGCATCCGGAAACCCCGCTGGCGGAACAGGAAGTGGTCATCACGGTGCCGGCGTCGTTCGATGAAGTGGCGCGGGCGCTGACCGTGAACGCCGCGCGGCAGGCCGGCATTGAAAAGTTCACGCTGGTCGAGGAACCCCAGGCCGCGTTTTACGATTTCACCGCCCAGCATCGGCAGGATTTGGCGGAGGTGTTGCGCGAGGTGCGCCTGGTGCTGGTGGTGGATGTGGGCGGCGGCACCACGGATTTCACGCTCATCCAGGCGGGCATGACGCCGGAGGGACCGGCGATGCGCCGGATTGCGGTGGGGGATCACTTGATGCTGGGCGGCGACAACATGGATGCCGCGCTGGCCCGGCTGGTCGAGGAACGCTTGCTGGCGGGCGGCCGCAAACTCAGCGCCACGCAATGGACGCAACTGGTGCAGGCCAGTCGTGCCGCCAAGGAAACGCTCCTGGGCACCAACGCTCCTGACCGGCACGGCATCGCCCTCGCGGCGGAAGGCAGCCGGTTGTTGGGCGGCACGCTCTCGGCGGAACTCAAACGCGAGGAAACGGAGCGGGTGATTTTGGAAGGCTTCTTCCCGGCCTGCCAGCCGGATGACCTGCCGCGCCGGGGCGCGCGGGTGGCCTTGCAGGAACTCGGGTTGCCGTACGCGCAGGAGCCCGCCGTGACAAGGCACTTGGCCGCGTTCCTGCGCCAGCACGCGGAGGCCGCCTTTGCCGCGTTGGGGATTGTCGAGCACCAGGGAACGCTGCTGCCGCGGCCGGATGCGATTCTGCTTAATGGCGGCGTCTTTAATTCCACGAGCATTTGCGCGCGTTTGCTGGACGCGCTTTCCGCTTGGTGGCCGGACCAGCCCCGGTTGCGCTTGCTGCAGCACGGCTCGCTGGAACTGGCCGTGGCCCGCGGCGCGGCCTACTACGGATTGGCCCGGCGCGGTCTGGGCCGGCGCATCAGCGGCGGCACCGCGCACGCCTTGTACGTGGGGTTGGCGGTGGATAAAGCCGCGGCGGAACCACGCGCGGTCTGCCTGATCCCGCGCGGGCATGAGGAAGGCCAGCCGGTGGACCTCGCCAGCCGCCCGTTCACCCTGGCGCTGGGCCGCCCGGTTCAGTTTCCGCTCTATTCGACCACGTCGGACCGCATTGATCGCCCCGGTGACATTGTGCCGGTGGGCGAGGAATTGCGCGCCTTGCCGCCCATTCACACGCTGTTGAAAGGCGCGGGCAGCAAGGCCGCCACGGTGCCAGTACACTTGCGCGCCACGCTGACCGAAATTGGAACCCTGGAGCTGTGGTGCGTGTCGAATATCGCGGATGAACGCTGGCGGCTTGAGTTTGAGCTGCGCGGTTCGGTCTCACAGACCGCCACGACGGTTACGGAATCCATGCCGGCGCGGTTTGCGGAAGTGAAGGCCATCGTGGAGCGGATCTTTGGCGGACGCGCGGCAGCGACAGCGCCGAAGGAAGTCAAACAGCTCTTGCGCACGCTGGAGCAGACCCTGGGGCCGCGCGAGCATTGGCGGGCACCGCTGTTGCGCGAACTGTGGGGCGTCCTCTTTGCCGGGGCGGCAAAGCGCCGTCGCAGCGCCGATCACGAGCGCGTGTTCTTCCAATTGCTGGGCTACAGTCTGCGCCCCGGCTTTGGTTATCCGCTGGATGAATGGCGCTGCGAGCAGACGTTTGGCATGTTCACGGAAAGCGTCACCTTCCACGGCGAAGAACCGGGCTGGAAAGAATTCTGGGTGATGTGGCGCCGCCTGGCAGGCGGCCTGGATGAGGCGCAGCAGACCGTGCTCTGGAATTATCTCAAGCCGTACCTGGCCCGGCGCGTTCCCATGGAACCATCCAAGTTGGTGGTCAAGCCCAAGGGCATCCAACCCGAGGGCCTGGATGAAATGGTCCGCGTTGCCGCGTCGCTCGAACAACTCATCCCGGTAGAAAAGGTCCAGCTTGGCAACTGGATCGCGGAACGGTTGCGCCACCCCACCACAACGGGCGGCCCGTGGGCCTGGGCCTTGGGCCGGCTTGGAACGCGCGTGCCGCTGCATGGCAGCAGCCACAAGACGGTGGAACCCGGGCAGGCCGAGCAATGGTTGTCGTTCCTGTTGGAGCTGGATTTGCGCCGCATGGATGGCGCGAGCTTTGCCATTGCCGAACTGGCCCGCCTCACCGGCGACCGCACCCGCGACCTGGATGAACCGATCCGCGCCCGCGCGGTGGATGCCCTGCGCTCCGTCGAGGCCCCCGAACGCTGGCTGCGGATGGTCACCGAAATCGTCCAGTTAGAAGCCGACGACGAAGCTCGCGCCTTGGGCGATACCCTGCCGATTGGGTTGCAATTGCGGTGA
- the acpS gene encoding holo-ACP synthase: MILGVGIDLVEVARIQSSYEKFGERFLERILRPQEIAYCLSHRQPGPHLAARFAAKEAVAKAFGTGIGAELGFQDMEICRRESGEPYLELSGTGLETFKARGGRIVHLSLSHTASHATAIAILES, translated from the coding sequence ATGATTCTTGGCGTCGGCATTGACCTCGTTGAAGTCGCACGTATCCAATCCTCATACGAGAAATTCGGCGAGCGCTTCCTGGAACGCATTCTGCGCCCGCAGGAAATCGCGTATTGCCTGAGCCATCGGCAGCCAGGACCGCATCTGGCGGCACGGTTTGCCGCCAAAGAAGCAGTGGCCAAAGCCTTCGGCACTGGAATCGGCGCCGAACTGGGATTTCAGGACATGGAAATCTGCCGCCGGGAATCCGGCGAGCCGTACCTGGAACTGAGCGGCACGGGCTTGGAAACATTCAAGGCGCGCGGCGGACGAATCGTGCATCTCAGCCTCAGTCACACCGCCAGTCACGCTACCGCCATCGCCATCCTGGAAAGCTAG
- a CDS encoding pyridoxine 5'-phosphate synthase — MSLKLGVNIDHVATVREARYRGKAVGEPDPVQAAVICETSGAHGITAHLREDRRHIQDRDIWQLRDVIKTRLNLEMANAPEIVAIALKLKPDIVCMVPERRQEVTTEGGLEVAANLAGLTDTRKRMNDAGIEVSLFIAPDAAQVAASAKTGAQFIELHTGSFAEHYEDPVQRSLELERLITAARQAHELGLRVNAGHGINYQNIFTLYAVPHLVELNIGHSIISRAITTGLSKAVMDMLEAMKQYPG, encoded by the coding sequence ATGTCACTCAAGCTGGGAGTTAATATTGACCATGTGGCCACTGTGCGCGAGGCGCGCTATCGTGGAAAAGCCGTTGGCGAACCTGATCCCGTTCAAGCAGCGGTGATTTGTGAAACATCAGGCGCGCATGGAATTACGGCGCACCTGCGAGAGGATCGCCGCCATATCCAGGATCGGGATATTTGGCAGCTTCGTGATGTTATCAAAACCAGGTTGAACCTGGAGATGGCCAACGCCCCGGAAATCGTGGCGATTGCCTTGAAGTTAAAGCCGGACATTGTCTGCATGGTGCCGGAACGCCGTCAGGAAGTCACAACGGAGGGCGGCTTGGAAGTCGCTGCCAACCTCGCCGGCCTCACCGATACCCGGAAACGCATGAATGATGCGGGCATTGAAGTCAGCCTTTTTATTGCCCCGGATGCGGCCCAAGTCGCGGCGTCAGCCAAAACCGGCGCACAATTTATCGAGCTGCATACCGGTTCCTTTGCGGAACATTATGAAGATCCGGTGCAGCGATCTCTGGAGTTGGAACGACTGATCACGGCCGCCCGTCAGGCACATGAACTGGGCCTGCGAGTCAACGCCGGGCATGGCATCAATTATCAGAATATCTTCACGCTGTACGCTGTTCCCCACCTCGTGGAACTCAACATTGGCCACAGCATCATCAGCCGTGCCATAACCACCGGGTTATCCAAGGCGGTGATGGACATGCTGGAGGCCATGAAACAATATCCCGGTTGA
- a CDS encoding sugar kinase — protein MGTLNIRTAESCKFDALALGEIMLRLDPGESRIRCAREFAVWEGGGEYNVARGLRRCFGLRTAVCTAFADNDIGRLIEDFLLQGGVDTSFVKWRPYDGVGRTVRNGLNFTERGFGIRGAVGIPDRGHTAAAQLKVGDFDWQEIFGHQGVRWFHTGGIFAALSDSTPELVIEAVQAAKTHGTIVSYDLNYRPSLWKSIGGQKRAQEVNRKIAQYVDVMIGNEEDFTACLGFEVEGVDENISKIEVGAFKQMIQKAVKEFPNFKVVATTLRAVKTATRNDWGAICFADGQFHEATPRPDLEILDRVGGGDSFASGLAYGFLKFNDAKQAVEYGAAHGALAMTTPGDTSMATLAEVEKLVKGGGARVQR, from the coding sequence ATGGGCACTTTGAATATTAGAACGGCGGAGTCCTGTAAATTTGACGCGCTCGCTTTGGGCGAGATCATGCTGCGTCTGGATCCGGGAGAGAGCCGCATTCGTTGCGCGCGGGAGTTTGCTGTGTGGGAAGGCGGTGGGGAATACAATGTGGCGCGCGGTCTGCGCCGCTGTTTCGGGCTTAGAACAGCGGTATGCACCGCCTTTGCCGATAATGACATCGGACGTCTGATCGAGGATTTCCTACTGCAAGGCGGCGTGGACACTTCCTTCGTGAAATGGCGTCCCTACGATGGCGTGGGCCGGACGGTGCGCAATGGGTTAAATTTCACCGAGCGCGGCTTTGGCATCCGAGGCGCGGTGGGCATCCCGGATCGCGGACATACCGCCGCTGCACAGCTCAAAGTGGGCGACTTTGACTGGCAGGAAATCTTCGGCCACCAGGGAGTTCGCTGGTTTCATACGGGGGGCATTTTTGCGGCGCTTAGCGATAGCACGCCGGAACTGGTCATCGAAGCGGTGCAAGCCGCCAAAACGCATGGCACCATCGTCTCCTACGATCTGAATTACCGGCCAAGCCTTTGGAAATCCATCGGCGGACAAAAACGGGCCCAGGAAGTTAATCGTAAAATCGCGCAGTATGTGGATGTCATGATTGGCAACGAGGAAGATTTCACCGCCTGCCTTGGCTTTGAGGTTGAAGGGGTGGATGAAAATATTTCCAAAATCGAAGTAGGCGCGTTCAAACAGATGATCCAGAAAGCGGTGAAGGAGTTTCCCAACTTCAAGGTGGTGGCCACCACCCTGCGCGCGGTTAAAACCGCCACGCGCAATGACTGGGGAGCAATCTGTTTTGCCGACGGCCAATTCCATGAGGCCACTCCCCGCCCCGACCTGGAAATCCTGGATCGCGTGGGTGGCGGCGACAGCTTTGCCAGCGGCTTGGCGTATGGTTTTCTCAAGTTCAACGATGCCAAACAGGCCGTCGAATACGGAGCGGCGCATGGCGCACTGGCCATGACCACGCCAGGGGATACCTCCATGGCCACCCTGGCCGAAGTGGAAAAACTGGTCAAAGGCGGTGGTGCCCGGGTGCAACGATAA
- a CDS encoding metallophosphoesterase family protein, whose translation MIRFALILTIAVNFVAQPVVAQTTTVTLTRGPYLQMRSTTSILVRWRTDQPADSLVQCGTQLSNLDMSFFDQVLTTEHQVLLTNLTPQTKYYYAVATSSGGLSGMDGAFVAGGTSNFFVTAPPVGVARPTRIWFVSDYGFQNNGEIAVRDSYFNYTAATRPADVWLTGGDNDQNVGADADVQNSVFGIYAPLLRNLAIWPAMGNHDTYSYSNPGPYPFFDNFSLPTNGEAGGTPSGSEHYYSYDYGDVHFISLDSITPELSNSTNSPMLQWLRQDLARTTRKWKIAYWHGPPYTKGSHDSDSPYDLSARMIQMRENAVPILESYGVDLVLCGHSHVYERSYLLYGHYGYSWEFSETNKVNGGNGRVDGTGAYQQTNGHGTVYVVAALGGSPYSFYNPTHPAHLVNISGELGSCMVDVNDNRLDFKFINANTNVLDHFTLIKGPPATWRILTMNRSGTATQLRWASIPGRYYRIYGQSELGGGWTLVADQLPSQGDTTAWSATWNSGAKMGFFRVATCPE comes from the coding sequence TTGATTCGATTCGCACTTATCCTGACTATCGCAGTCAACTTCGTTGCCCAGCCGGTTGTGGCGCAAACCACCACAGTTACTTTGACTCGTGGTCCCTACCTGCAAATGCGCTCGACCACGAGCATTCTGGTTCGCTGGCGCACGGATCAACCCGCCGATAGCCTGGTGCAGTGCGGCACCCAACTGTCCAATTTGGACATGAGTTTCTTTGATCAAGTGTTGACTACGGAGCACCAGGTCCTGCTGACCAACCTGACACCACAGACGAAATATTACTATGCGGTTGCCACCAGTTCCGGCGGCTTGTCCGGCATGGATGGCGCGTTCGTGGCGGGTGGTACGAGCAACTTCTTTGTCACCGCGCCGCCGGTGGGCGTTGCTCGGCCCACGCGGATTTGGTTTGTGAGTGATTATGGTTTTCAGAATAATGGCGAGATCGCCGTGCGGGATTCGTATTTCAATTATACTGCCGCGACGCGTCCGGCGGACGTTTGGTTGACCGGCGGCGATAACGACCAGAATGTCGGTGCCGATGCCGATGTTCAAAACTCTGTTTTTGGCATTTACGCGCCACTGTTGCGCAACCTGGCGATCTGGCCGGCGATGGGTAACCATGACACCTATAGTTATAGCAATCCTGGCCCATACCCGTTCTTTGACAATTTCTCTCTGCCAACCAATGGGGAAGCGGGCGGAACGCCCTCCGGCAGCGAACATTATTATTCATACGACTACGGGGATGTTCATTTTATCTCCTTGGATTCAATCACGCCGGAACTGTCGAACTCCACCAATTCGCCCATGCTCCAATGGCTGCGCCAGGATCTGGCCCGCACTACTCGCAAGTGGAAAATTGCCTATTGGCACGGCCCACCTTACACCAAAGGTTCGCATGATTCCGATAGCCCTTACGATCTTTCCGCCCGCATGATCCAGATGCGGGAAAATGCGGTTCCCATCCTGGAAAGCTATGGTGTTGACCTGGTATTATGTGGCCATTCCCATGTCTATGAACGCTCATACCTGCTGTACGGCCATTACGGCTACTCCTGGGAATTCAGTGAGACCAACAAGGTGAACGGCGGCAACGGACGGGTGGATGGCACCGGCGCGTATCAGCAAACCAACGGTCATGGCACGGTCTATGTGGTGGCAGCACTGGGCGGTAGTCCCTACAGCTTTTACAACCCTACCCATCCCGCGCACCTCGTGAATATTAGCGGCGAACTCGGCTCCTGCATGGTAGATGTGAATGATAATCGCCTCGATTTCAAGTTCATCAACGCCAACACCAACGTGCTGGATCACTTCACACTGATCAAAGGGCCGCCCGCAACCTGGCGCATTCTCACTATGAACCGCTCCGGTACCGCTACCCAACTAAGATGGGCATCCATTCCCGGACGCTATTATCGCATTTACGGGCAATCGGAGTTGGGGGGTGGTTGGACCTTGGTCGCGGATCAGTTACCATCGCAAGGAGACACCACTGCCTGGTCTGCCACCTGGAATTCGGGCGCAAAAATGGGTTTTTTTAGAGTTGCCACCTGCCCGGAATGA